A genomic window from Flavobacterium johnsoniae includes:
- a CDS encoding septal ring lytic transglycosylase RlpA family protein, with the protein MKEIILFMALIFSAITFAQQKNITSIDSCAVIKESILYKKNAHASYYHDKFNGRKTASGKRFNNDDFTAAHKKFPFGTLLKVTNELNKKFVIVEITDRGPFVKGREIDLSKRAFMEIASNKKSGLVYVTIEILK; encoded by the coding sequence ATGAAAGAGATTATACTATTTATGGCTTTAATTTTTTCTGCCATTACATTCGCACAACAAAAAAACATCACTTCGATTGATTCTTGCGCAGTAATCAAAGAAAGCATATTGTACAAGAAAAACGCACATGCTTCTTATTATCATGATAAATTTAACGGCAGAAAAACAGCGAGCGGAAAAAGATTCAACAACGATGATTTTACCGCAGCACATAAAAAATTCCCTTTTGGCACATTATTAAAAGTAACAAACGAATTAAATAAGAAATTTGTAATTGTAGAAATAACAGATCGCGGGCCTTTTGTTAAAGGAAGAGAAATCGATCTCAGCAAAAGAGCTTTTATGGAAATTGCATCAAATAAAAAAAGTGGTTTGGTTTATGTTACTATTGAAATTTTAAAATAA
- a CDS encoding ParA family protein, with protein sequence MGKIIAIANQKGGVGKTTTSVNLAASLGVLEKKVLLIDADPQANATSGLGIDVETVELGTYQILEHTATPTEAVLKCTAPNVDVIPAHIDLVAIEIELVDKENREYMLKKALEEAKEQYDYIIIDCAPSLGLLTLNALTAADSVVIPIQCEYFALEGLGKLLNTIKSIQKIHNPDLDIEGLLLTMYDSRLRLSNQVVEEVQKHFNDMVFDTVIQRNVKLSEAPSFGESIINYDATSKGAVNYIHLAQEIIKKNSK encoded by the coding sequence ATGGGCAAAATCATTGCTATTGCTAATCAAAAAGGAGGCGTTGGAAAGACTACTACATCAGTAAATCTTGCAGCCTCATTAGGTGTTTTAGAAAAAAAAGTATTGTTAATCGATGCTGATCCTCAAGCCAATGCTACATCTGGTCTTGGAATTGATGTAGAAACTGTTGAACTAGGGACTTATCAAATTCTTGAGCATACTGCAACACCAACAGAAGCCGTTTTAAAATGTACAGCTCCAAATGTAGATGTGATACCTGCTCACATTGACCTTGTTGCTATCGAAATTGAATTGGTTGACAAAGAAAACCGTGAATACATGCTTAAAAAAGCATTAGAAGAAGCAAAAGAACAATATGATTATATCATTATCGACTGCGCTCCTTCTCTAGGTTTGTTAACCCTGAATGCTTTAACAGCCGCAGATTCTGTAGTTATTCCTATTCAATGTGAGTATTTTGCACTTGAAGGATTAGGAAAATTATTGAATACTATTAAAAGTATACAGAAAATACACAACCCTGATCTAGACATCGAAGGTTTATTATTAACGATGTACGATTCAAGATTACGTTTATCAAATCAGGTTGTAGAAGAAGTTCAAAAACACTTTAACGATATGGTTTTTGATACTGTAATTCAGCGAAATGTAAAATTAAGTGAAGCACCAAGTTTTGGTGAAAGTATCATTAACTATGATGCTACAAGCAAAGGAGCTGTAAACTATATTCATTTAGCTCAAGAAATTATAAAGAAAAACAGCAAATAG
- a CDS encoding ParB/RepB/Spo0J family partition protein yields the protein MTKAIKKQALGRGLSALLKDPENDIKSVDDKNADKVVGNIIELEISAIEINPFQPRSNFNEESLRELATSIKELGVIQPITVRKLDFNKYQLISGERRLRASKLVGLTHVPAYIRIANDNESLVMALVENIQRHDLDPIEIALSYQRLIDEIQLTQEQMSERVGKKRSTIANYLRLLKLDPIIQTGIRDGFISMGHGRAIINIDDLDVQTDIYQKIVSQNLSVRETETLVKNYHEGLQPKAEGKPKADSAFVVRETQKNTFNDYFGSKVDIKVAGNGKGKITIPFNSEADFNRIIKLING from the coding sequence ATGACAAAAGCAATTAAAAAACAAGCCTTAGGAAGAGGATTATCAGCATTATTAAAAGATCCGGAAAACGACATTAAATCAGTAGATGACAAAAATGCTGATAAAGTTGTTGGAAACATCATTGAGCTTGAAATAAGTGCTATAGAAATAAATCCGTTTCAGCCTAGAAGCAATTTTAATGAAGAATCGTTACGTGAATTAGCCACTTCTATTAAAGAATTAGGTGTAATTCAGCCTATTACTGTTCGTAAATTAGATTTCAATAAATACCAATTAATCTCTGGAGAACGTCGTCTTCGTGCTTCGAAGTTAGTAGGACTTACACATGTTCCTGCTTATATTCGTATTGCCAATGACAACGAATCTTTGGTTATGGCTTTGGTTGAAAATATTCAGCGTCATGACTTAGATCCAATTGAGATTGCCTTATCATACCAGCGTTTAATTGACGAAATTCAATTAACGCAAGAACAGATGAGTGAAAGAGTTGGAAAAAAACGTTCAACAATTGCCAATTACTTACGTCTCTTAAAATTGGATCCGATTATCCAAACCGGAATTCGTGATGGTTTTATCAGTATGGGACACGGTAGAGCAATCATCAATATTGACGATTTAGATGTTCAGACTGATATTTACCAAAAAATTGTAAGTCAGAATTTATCTGTTCGTGAAACTGAAACTTTAGTTAAAAATTACCACGAAGGATTACAACCTAAAGCAGAAGGAAAACCAAAAGCTGATTCTGCATTTGTGGTAAGAGAAACACAAAAAAATACTTTTAACGATTACTTTGGTTCAAAAGTTGATATAAAAGTCGCTGGTAACGGAAAAGGAAAAATCACAATTCCATTTAATTCTGAAGCCGACTTTAATAGAATTATAAAATTAATAAACGGATAG
- a CDS encoding DUF5683 domain-containing protein, which translates to MNKIVPISLLFFLIGTVSLFAQVKKDTVLVVKDTTAYQEIDPLTPAKAAFYSAILPGLGQAYNKKYWKIPLVYGAIGTSLYFYIDNNKKYHDYRDAYKRRLEGYNDDNYQFLDESRLIAGQKFYQRNRDLSALFVVGFYVLNIIDANVDAALIQFNVNERLSLRPEIYPADVTFKPNVGLTFNYKF; encoded by the coding sequence GTGAATAAAATTGTCCCCATCAGTCTATTGTTCTTTCTAATAGGAACCGTTTCTCTTTTTGCCCAGGTAAAAAAAGACACGGTTTTGGTCGTAAAAGACACTACTGCATATCAAGAAATAGACCCGCTTACACCAGCAAAAGCAGCTTTTTATTCTGCAATTTTACCTGGTTTAGGTCAAGCATACAACAAAAAATACTGGAAAATTCCGTTAGTTTATGGAGCTATCGGAACCAGTTTATATTTTTACATTGACAACAATAAAAAATACCATGACTATCGTGATGCCTACAAACGCAGGTTAGAAGGATACAATGACGATAACTATCAATTTTTGGACGAAAGCAGATTGATTGCCGGACAAAAATTCTATCAAAGAAATAGAGACTTATCTGCTCTATTTGTCGTTGGTTTTTATGTCTTAAATATTATTGATGCCAATGTTGACGCCGCATTAATTCAGTTTAACGTAAACGAAAGACTGTCATTGCGTCCAGAAATTTATCCCGCCGATGTAACATTTAAACCAAATGTCGGACTAACTTTTAATTACAAGTTTTAA
- the dapB gene encoding 4-hydroxy-tetrahydrodipicolinate reductase has protein sequence MKIALLGYGKMGKVIERIALERGHEIVLKKDEFNTYDGLSTADVAIDFSVPSAAVSNISACFNSNVPVVSGTTGWLEHYDEMIALCNEKKGGFISSSNFSLGVNIFFGLNEYLAKIMNQFDSYKVSMEEIHHIHKLDAPSGTAISLAQGVIQNSNYAEWTMEEAKNNQIHIEAKRIGEVPGTHTVNYDSVIDSIEIKHTAHNREGFALGAVIAAEWLAGKQGIFTMKDVLNLQ, from the coding sequence ATGAAAATTGCGCTTTTAGGATACGGAAAAATGGGTAAAGTGATCGAAAGAATTGCTTTAGAAAGAGGTCATGAAATAGTTTTAAAGAAAGATGAATTCAATACTTATGACGGGCTTTCAACAGCAGATGTTGCCATTGATTTTAGCGTTCCTTCAGCAGCAGTAAGCAATATTTCTGCTTGTTTCAATTCTAACGTTCCAGTAGTTTCTGGAACAACAGGATGGCTAGAACATTACGACGAAATGATTGCTCTTTGCAATGAGAAAAAAGGTGGTTTTATTTCTAGTTCAAACTTCAGTTTAGGAGTAAATATTTTCTTTGGATTGAATGAATATTTGGCTAAAATCATGAATCAATTTGATTCTTACAAAGTTTCAATGGAAGAAATTCACCACATCCATAAATTGGATGCACCAAGCGGAACAGCAATTTCTTTAGCTCAAGGAGTTATCCAGAACAGTAATTATGCTGAATGGACTATGGAAGAAGCAAAAAACAATCAAATTCATATTGAAGCAAAAAGAATTGGAGAAGTTCCAGGCACTCACACAGTAAACTACGATTCAGTTATTGACAGCATCGAAATTAAACATACTGCTCACAATCGTGAAGGTTTTGCTCTTGGAGCCGTTATCGCTGCAGAATGGCTTGCTGGAAAACAAGGAATTTTCACTATGAAAGATGTATTAAATTTACAATAA
- the lepB gene encoding signal peptidase I yields the protein MTLYSWFVFFLAVQIIHFLGTWKLYQAAGRKSWEAAIPVYNSIVLMKMIGRPTWWTLLLFIPIINLIMFPVVWVETLRTFNKRSTLDTILGLFTLGFYIYYVNYTQKLEYRSERQLTPENKTADTISSLLFAIIVATLVHTYVVQPYTIPTSSLEKSLLIGDFLFVSKINYGPRVPMTTVALPMVHDSIPLTKKKSYLSWPQLPYFRLPAIEKIKRCDIVVFNWPVDTVHYFFEPKGRPGVIKPIDKKSNYVKRCVGIPGDSLSIKDGYVFINGKKLILPERAKPQFSYAVALDQKTPIDLETIIKELDVTDGYGFRIEADSLGNRVQKRDTLYFGSLTEAGAERFKNTPGVTAVVRKIDKGNDNAIFPHIDKWSQDNMGPIYIPEAGKTVALNNVSLPFYKEIITNYEGNKLTIEGSKFLINGKPATTYTFKQNYYWMMGDNRHNSEDSRYWGYVPENHIVGKPVFIWMSWDTNGKGINKIRWNRVFTTVDGEGQPQSYFKYFLIVLALYFLGDFIWKKRRENKA from the coding sequence ATGACACTTTACTCTTGGTTCGTATTTTTCTTAGCTGTCCAAATAATTCATTTTCTTGGTACTTGGAAATTGTATCAAGCTGCAGGAAGAAAAAGCTGGGAAGCAGCAATTCCTGTATACAATTCTATAGTTTTGATGAAAATGATCGGACGCCCAACTTGGTGGACTTTGCTACTTTTTATCCCAATTATCAATCTAATAATGTTTCCAGTTGTATGGGTAGAAACTTTAAGAACATTCAATAAAAGATCAACATTAGATACGATTTTAGGTCTTTTTACTTTAGGTTTTTATATCTATTATGTAAATTATACACAAAAATTAGAGTATCGTTCAGAACGTCAATTAACGCCAGAAAACAAAACTGCAGACACAATCAGCTCATTGCTTTTTGCTATAATTGTTGCTACTTTAGTACACACTTATGTTGTACAGCCTTATACAATTCCGACATCATCTTTAGAAAAATCATTATTAATTGGTGATTTCTTATTTGTGAGTAAAATAAATTACGGTCCAAGAGTTCCGATGACAACCGTTGCCTTACCAATGGTTCACGACTCTATTCCTTTAACAAAGAAAAAATCTTACTTAAGCTGGCCACAATTACCTTATTTCAGATTACCTGCAATTGAGAAGATAAAACGATGCGATATAGTTGTTTTTAACTGGCCTGTAGATACTGTTCATTATTTCTTTGAACCAAAAGGAAGACCAGGTGTTATCAAACCTATTGACAAGAAATCAAATTATGTAAAAAGATGCGTTGGTATTCCGGGAGACAGTTTATCAATAAAAGATGGTTATGTTTTCATTAATGGTAAAAAATTAATTTTACCAGAAAGAGCTAAACCACAGTTTTCTTATGCAGTTGCTTTAGACCAAAAAACGCCAATTGACCTTGAAACAATAATTAAAGAATTAGATGTTACAGACGGTTATGGTTTTAGAATTGAAGCTGATTCACTAGGCAATAGAGTTCAAAAAAGAGACACTCTTTATTTCGGTTCATTAACAGAAGCTGGAGCAGAAAGATTCAAAAATACTCCTGGCGTTACTGCTGTAGTCAGAAAGATTGACAAAGGAAATGACAATGCGATTTTTCCTCATATAGACAAATGGAGTCAGGACAATATGGGACCAATTTATATCCCTGAAGCTGGAAAAACGGTTGCATTAAATAACGTATCACTTCCTTTCTACAAAGAAATTATTACAAATTATGAAGGAAATAAATTAACGATTGAGGGTTCAAAATTCTTAATTAATGGAAAACCTGCAACCACATACACCTTCAAACAAAACTATTACTGGATGATGGGAGATAACCGTCATAACTCTGAAGACAGCCGTTATTGGGGTTACGTTCCAGAAAATCATATTGTTGGAAAACCAGTTTTTATCTGGATGAGCTGGGACACTAACGGAAAAGGCATCAACAAAATACGTTGGAACAGAGTCTTTACAACTGTAGACGGCGAAGGTCAACCGCAATCCTACTTTAAATATTTCCTAATAGTTCTTGCCTTATATTTTTTGGGAGATTTTATTTGGAAAAAAAGAAGAGAAAATAAAGCATAA
- a CDS encoding WbqC family protein: MNSLILPTYFPSISHFAVIAQSDSITFEMEDNFQKQTNRNRTYIYSPNGIQLLNIPVKHSKEAHQKTKDILIENEFDWQKQHFKSLEAAYRSSPFFEYFEDDLLPIFEKKHTFLMDLNFEVLDIVTKCLRMKFEFGKTTEYFHETPNFADFRYLANGKKDTNSFEKYTQVFDDKHGFINNLSVLDLLFNEGKFAVDYLKTQKII, from the coding sequence ATGAATTCCTTAATACTTCCAACTTATTTTCCATCAATTAGTCATTTTGCTGTAATTGCACAATCTGACAGCATTACTTTTGAAATGGAAGATAATTTTCAGAAACAGACTAATAGAAACAGAACTTACATCTATAGTCCAAACGGAATTCAGTTATTAAATATCCCTGTTAAGCACTCAAAAGAAGCACATCAAAAGACAAAAGACATTTTGATAGAAAATGAATTTGATTGGCAGAAACAGCATTTTAAATCGCTTGAAGCAGCATATAGAAGCTCTCCTTTCTTTGAATATTTTGAAGATGACTTATTGCCTATTTTCGAGAAAAAACACACTTTTTTGATGGATTTAAATTTCGAAGTTTTAGACATCGTAACTAAATGCTTGCGTATGAAATTTGAGTTTGGAAAAACCACAGAATATTTCCACGAAACACCCAATTTTGCTGATTTCAGGTATTTAGCAAATGGAAAAAAAGATACCAATTCTTTCGAAAAATATACTCAGGTTTTTGATGACAAACATGGTTTCATCAACAATTTAAGTGTTTTAGATTTACTTTTCAATGAAGGTAAATTTGCAGTAGATTATTTAAAAACCCAGAAAATAATTTAA
- a CDS encoding endonuclease/exonuclease/phosphatase family protein has translation MFFLNIVLTVLTFSIYILPFLAPKSFPLLSVLTLFMPAFFVANGLFFVYWAIQFKKRLILSGLVLLIGITFINKFYKFSAKQYIQDEKDFSVMSYNVRLFNVFKWLDRDDIPENIKVFIDEKDPDILCIQEYSNSAHLDLKVYPHRYIFIDGKKVKTGQAIFSKFPIIDQGNIIFPKSDNNVVYADIKRGKDIIRVYNMHLQSIKISPDVSEISDDIDNVNQKKSQRIYARISKGFSQQQEQAEIFKEHIKKCKTPMIICGDMNNSPFSYVYRNIKGKLKDAFEEAGGGFGATYKFKYYPARIDYIFTDSKMKVKEFESFSDFENSDHYPIMTRLSME, from the coding sequence ATGTTCTTTTTGAATATAGTGCTAACTGTGCTTACATTTAGTATTTATATTCTGCCTTTTTTAGCACCTAAAAGTTTTCCGCTTTTATCGGTGCTTACGCTGTTTATGCCTGCCTTTTTTGTGGCAAATGGACTCTTCTTTGTTTATTGGGCAATTCAGTTTAAAAAACGTCTTATTTTGTCTGGGCTGGTTTTATTAATCGGAATTACTTTTATTAATAAGTTTTATAAATTTTCTGCCAAACAATATATTCAAGACGAGAAAGATTTCTCTGTAATGAGTTATAATGTCCGTCTTTTTAATGTTTTTAAATGGTTAGATCGCGATGATATTCCAGAAAACATCAAAGTTTTTATTGATGAAAAAGATCCAGATATTCTGTGTATTCAGGAATATTCTAATTCAGCACATCTTGATTTAAAAGTGTATCCACATCGCTATATTTTTATAGATGGTAAAAAGGTAAAAACAGGACAAGCTATTTTTTCAAAATTCCCAATTATTGATCAAGGAAATATTATTTTTCCAAAATCAGATAACAATGTGGTTTATGCTGATATTAAACGCGGAAAAGATATTATTCGAGTTTATAATATGCACTTGCAATCCATTAAAATTTCTCCAGATGTCAGCGAAATTTCAGATGATATTGATAATGTAAATCAGAAGAAGTCGCAACGTATTTATGCTAGAATCAGCAAAGGTTTTTCTCAGCAGCAAGAGCAAGCCGAGATTTTTAAAGAGCATATCAAAAAATGCAAAACTCCAATGATTATCTGTGGAGATATGAATAATAGTCCTTTTTCTTATGTTTATAGAAATATTAAAGGAAAACTAAAAGATGCCTTTGAAGAAGCGGGCGGAGGTTTTGGAGCTACTTATAAATTTAAATATTATCCTGCCAGAATTGACTATATTTTTACAGACAGTAAAATGAAAGTAAAGGAGTTTGAAAGTTTTTCAGATTTTGAAAATTCAGATCATTATCCAATTATGACAAGGCTTTCAATGGAATGA
- a CDS encoding rhomboid family intramembrane serine protease, with protein MNILDDLKLQYRLGGIAMRMIYWNVACFIISLLFFWPKFVGAFDYPNWLALSSDPQVFMFKPWTFLTYAFFHFDFWHLLFNMMVLNFASNLFLTFFTQKQYLGLYILSALFAGVVFALSFYFSNIYGSIVGASAAIMAILVASTTYSPLMDVRLFLFGNVKLWHITAVILVLDLVQLRSGNMGGHISHLAGASFGFAYIKLLENGTDLSKIVSKTLDFFANLFRKSPTTPFTKVHKNYKKPTEKTTSRIVTKDKTQQQIDEILDKISQSGYDCLTKEEKEFLFKAGK; from the coding sequence ATGAATATTCTTGATGATTTAAAACTTCAATATAGATTGGGTGGTATAGCAATGCGCATGATTTATTGGAATGTAGCTTGTTTTATAATTTCTTTACTTTTTTTCTGGCCAAAATTTGTTGGAGCATTCGATTATCCAAATTGGTTGGCTTTGTCGTCAGATCCTCAAGTTTTCATGTTCAAGCCTTGGACATTTTTGACATATGCTTTTTTTCATTTCGATTTCTGGCATTTGTTATTCAATATGATGGTTTTGAATTTTGCAAGTAATTTGTTTTTGACGTTTTTTACTCAGAAACAATATTTAGGTTTGTATATTTTAAGTGCGCTTTTTGCAGGAGTAGTTTTTGCTTTAAGTTTTTATTTTTCTAATATCTACGGCTCCATAGTTGGTGCTTCTGCGGCAATAATGGCAATTCTAGTTGCTTCTACGACATATTCTCCATTAATGGATGTTCGTTTGTTCTTGTTCGGAAATGTAAAACTATGGCATATAACGGCTGTAATTCTTGTTCTGGATTTGGTGCAACTGCGTTCTGGAAATATGGGAGGTCATATTTCGCATCTTGCAGGCGCTTCTTTCGGATTTGCCTATATTAAGTTGCTTGAAAACGGAACAGATTTAAGTAAAATTGTTTCTAAAACTTTAGATTTCTTTGCCAATCTCTTTAGAAAATCTCCTACAACCCCATTCACAAAAGTTCATAAGAATTACAAGAAACCTACAGAAAAAACGACATCAAGAATTGTCACCAAAGACAAAACGCAACAGCAAATTGATGAGATTCTAGATAAAATCAGCCAATCGGGATATGATTGCCTGACGAAAGAAGAAAAAGAGTTTTTATTTAAGGCTGGAAAATAA
- a CDS encoding rhomboid family intramembrane serine protease, translating into MMNMTPVVKQLLIINIIFFIGSQLVPVSYEYLAMFFPENPNFKAWQPITHMFMHGGIMHIAFNMFAMVSFGSALEHFWGGKKFLFFYISCGLGSALLHTAVNYYFFQDTLNTLMANGFQKAEILKLLSEGKIDTRWQNLVSVSQFNGFTSAYIGTVVGASGAIYGLLTAFAFMFPNAELALMFIPVPIKAKYFVPGILAIDLFFGFKGTSLFGGGGTGIAHFAHIGGAIAGFLMMLYWKKNQFNNNRWN; encoded by the coding sequence ATGATGAATATGACTCCGGTTGTTAAACAACTGCTTATTATTAATATTATATTTTTTATTGGATCTCAATTGGTTCCAGTTTCGTATGAATATCTGGCGATGTTTTTTCCTGAAAATCCAAATTTTAAAGCATGGCAGCCTATAACGCATATGTTCATGCATGGCGGAATAATGCACATTGCTTTTAATATGTTTGCAATGGTTTCTTTTGGATCTGCGCTAGAACATTTTTGGGGCGGTAAAAAGTTCCTCTTTTTTTATATTTCTTGCGGATTAGGATCAGCTTTACTTCATACTGCTGTCAATTATTACTTTTTTCAAGATACTTTAAATACCTTAATGGCAAATGGATTTCAAAAGGCTGAGATTTTAAAACTTTTGTCTGAGGGAAAAATTGATACAAGATGGCAGAATCTGGTTTCGGTTTCTCAATTTAATGGCTTTACTAGTGCTTATATTGGTACTGTAGTCGGAGCTTCAGGGGCTATTTATGGTCTGCTTACTGCTTTTGCTTTTATGTTTCCAAATGCTGAATTAGCTTTAATGTTTATTCCAGTTCCTATAAAAGCAAAATATTTTGTTCCTGGAATTTTAGCAATAGATTTGTTTTTTGGTTTCAAAGGAACCTCTTTATTTGGAGGTGGAGGAACAGGAATTGCCCATTTTGCTCATATTGGAGGAGCAATTGCTGGGTTTTTAATGATGTTGTACTGGAAAAAAAATCAGTTTAATAACAATCGATGGAATTAA
- the mutL gene encoding DNA mismatch repair endonuclease MutL — MSSIIQLLPDHVANQIAAGEVVQRPASVVKELLENAVDAKATDIKLIIKDAGKSLVQVIDNGVGMTVTDARLCFARHATSKIRQAEDLFSLGTKGFRGEALASIAAIAHMEMKTKQDQDELGTHIVIEGSKFVSQEVAVLPKGTSFAVKNLFFNIPARRNFLKSDTVEFRHVMDEFQRVALAHPNIHFSFYHNGSELYNLPAAGYRQRIVGIMSGKTNEKLVPVSEETDIISIQGFVCKPEFAKKNRGEQFFFVNDRFIKSGYLHHAVMAAYDGLLKDGSQPSYFLYLQVPPNTIDINIHPTKTEIKFDDESALYAILRASIKHSLGQFNVAPVLDFDRDANLDTPYHYKDMEAETPTIQVDGTFNPFTDDKTNQHYAKSSSGNSYSSGSSSSSSGSSYSGSSYSGYSKRVEPTASWESLYVGLDTENPETIESSPFTFENEEVTSSLFNDDEVEQSPQKTYQIHKKYIVSPIKSGMVIVDQQRAHQRILYEQFLLNMTVNQASSQQLLFPLDLFYSATEMKLIEELKPSLETTGFVFDESKTDHIVVSGIPVNITESEVSLVIEQLLSDLQDGIPASSYSQNDTIAKSMAKSLAVKTGSYLTEKEQDNLVNGLFACKDPNISPFQKPTFITMRVEDIDKKFAL; from the coding sequence ATGTCGAGTATTATTCAATTGCTTCCTGATCACGTTGCTAACCAAATTGCTGCTGGAGAAGTGGTTCAAAGACCAGCTTCTGTAGTAAAAGAATTGTTAGAAAACGCTGTTGATGCAAAAGCAACTGATATTAAATTGATCATCAAAGATGCTGGTAAATCTTTGGTTCAAGTTATAGATAATGGTGTCGGAATGACCGTTACAGATGCACGTTTGTGTTTTGCGCGTCATGCAACCTCAAAAATTCGTCAGGCAGAAGATTTGTTTTCGCTTGGAACGAAGGGTTTTCGTGGAGAAGCTTTGGCTTCTATTGCGGCGATTGCGCACATGGAAATGAAAACCAAACAAGATCAGGACGAACTCGGAACGCACATTGTTATCGAAGGAAGTAAATTTGTTTCGCAAGAAGTAGCGGTTTTGCCAAAAGGAACTTCATTTGCGGTTAAAAATTTGTTTTTTAATATTCCTGCTCGTCGAAATTTCTTGAAATCAGATACAGTCGAATTTCGTCACGTTATGGATGAATTTCAACGTGTGGCATTGGCGCATCCAAATATTCATTTTAGTTTTTATCATAACGGAAGTGAATTATATAATCTTCCAGCGGCTGGATATCGCCAGAGAATTGTGGGAATTATGTCTGGTAAAACCAATGAGAAATTAGTGCCTGTAAGTGAAGAAACAGATATTATAAGTATTCAAGGTTTTGTTTGTAAACCAGAATTTGCAAAGAAAAATAGAGGAGAACAGTTCTTTTTTGTAAACGATCGTTTTATAAAAAGCGGTTACTTGCATCATGCGGTAATGGCTGCTTACGACGGCTTATTGAAAGATGGTTCTCAGCCAAGTTATTTCTTGTATTTGCAAGTTCCGCCAAACACAATTGATATCAATATACATCCGACGAAAACAGAAATTAAGTTTGATGACGAATCGGCTCTGTATGCAATTTTAAGAGCTTCAATCAAACATAGTTTGGGGCAATTTAATGTTGCTCCAGTTTTAGATTTTGATCGAGATGCTAATTTGGATACGCCATATCATTATAAAGATATGGAAGCAGAAACGCCAACTATTCAAGTAGATGGAACTTTTAATCCTTTTACGGATGATAAGACTAATCAGCATTATGCAAAATCTAGCTCTGGAAATAGTTATAGTTCAGGTTCTTCTTCCTCTTCGTCAGGTTCGTCTTATTCGGGGTCTTCATATTCGGGATATTCCAAACGTGTAGAACCGACTGCAAGTTGGGAAAGTTTATATGTTGGTTTGGATACAGAAAATCCTGAAACGATAGAAAGTTCACCTTTTACATTCGAAAATGAAGAAGTTACTTCTTCTTTGTTTAATGATGACGAAGTAGAACAATCGCCACAAAAAACATATCAAATTCATAAAAAATACATTGTTTCACCAATAAAATCGGGAATGGTTATTGTTGATCAGCAACGTGCGCATCAACGAATTTTGTACGAACAATTTTTGTTGAATATGACGGTTAATCAAGCGTCGAGCCAGCAATTGCTTTTTCCGTTAGATTTATTTTATTCGGCAACCGAAATGAAATTGATTGAAGAATTAAAACCTTCATTAGAAACAACAGGTTTTGTCTTTGATGAAAGTAAAACTGATCATATTGTAGTTTCGGGAATTCCTGTAAATATTACAGAAAGCGAAGTTTCTCTAGTAATAGAACAATTGTTGAGTGACTTGCAAGACGGAATTCCAGCAAGCAGTTACAGTCAAAATGATACGATTGCCAAATCGATGGCGAAAAGTTTAGCGGTTAAAACAGGATCTTATTTAACCGAAAAAGAACAAGATAATTTAGTAAACGGTTTGTTTGCTTGCAAAGATCCAAATATTTCACCTTTTCAAAAACCAACTTTCATCACTATGCGTGTGGAAGATATAGATAAAAAGTTTGCCTTATGA